A window of Streptomyces profundus genomic DNA:
TCGACGAACACCGGCCGACGCCGGCCCAGGCCGGCCGACGAGAGAAAGGGTTGACCGCGTGCTGACCGTGGACTTCTCACGCTTCCCACTCGCCCCAGGCGACCGCGTCCTCGACCTGGGCTGTGGCGCAGGTCGGCACGCCTTCGAGTGCTACCGACGCGGCGCGCGGGTCGTCGCCCTCGACCAGGACGGCGCCGAAGTGCGGCAGGTCGCCGGCTGGTTGGCCGCGATGCGGGACGCGGGCGAGGCACCGGCCGGCGCCAGCGCCGTCGCCGTCGAGGGCGACGCGCTGGCGCTGCCGTTCCCCGACGACAGCTTCGACGCGCTGATCGTCTCCGAGGTGATGGAGCACATCCCCGACGACAAGGGCCTGCTGGCCGAGGCGGTCCGGGTGCTGCGGCCCGGCGGGCGGATCGCGGTGACGGTACCCAGATACGGCCCGGAACGCGTCTGCTGGGCGCTGAGCGACGCCTACCACCAGGTGGAGGGCGGGCATATCCGGATCTACCGGGCGGATGAACTCCTCGGCCGGCTCCGCGAGGCGGGCCTGCGTCCCTACGGCACCCACCACGCGCACGCGCTGCACGCGCCGTACTGGTGGCTCAAGTGCGCGCTGGGCGTGGACAACGACCGGGCGCTCCCGGTGCGCGCCTACCACAAGCTGTTGGTCTGGGATCTGATGAAGCGGCCCCTGGCCACCCGCGCCGCCGAGGCCGCGCTCAACCCCGTCCTGGGCAAGAGTTTCGTCGCCTACGCCACCAAGCCGCCCACCAAGCCGCACGCCAAGCCGCAGGCGGCGCCGGCCGTCGAGGGGCGGGCCCGTGGAACGTCCTGAGTCCACCGGCAGGTTGGGGCTGCCCGGGGTGCTGACCGAGGCGCAGGCCGAGGAGACCGCGCGCTGGATCGGCAGGGTGCAGCGCCCGGACGGCGCCATACCCTGGTTCAGGGGCCACCATCTCGACCCCTGGGACCATGTCGAGGCCGCCATGGCCCTGGACACCGCTGGCGAGCACGACCGGGCCGCCGCCGCCTACGCCTGGCTCGCCCGGCACCAGAACCCGGACGGCTCCTGGTACGCCGCCTACGCCGACGGCGATCCGCTGCGCCCCACCGACCTGGGCAAGGAGAGCAACTTCTGCGCCTACCCGGCGGTCGGCGTGCTGCACCACTACCTGAGCACGGGGGACGACACGTTCCGCCGCCGCATGTGGCCGATGGTGCGGGCGGCCGTCGCCTTCGTGCTGGGGCTCCAACGGGACGGCGGGCAACTCGGCTGGCGGCGCGAGGCGGACGGGCGGGCCGTGCCGGACGCGCTGCTCACCGGCTCCGCCTCCGGCTACCAGGCGCTGCGCTGCGCGCTGGCGCTGGCCGACCTCGCGGGAGCGGCCCAGCCCGACTGGGAGATGGCCACCGGACGGCTCGGGCACGCGGTGCGCCGCCATCCCGAGCTGTTCCTCGACAAGTCCCGCTACTCCATGGACTGGTACTACCCGGTGCTGGCCGGGGCGCTGCGCGGCGAGGCCGCCGCCGCCCGGCTGGCCGAGCGGTGGGACACGTTCGTGGTGCCCGGGTTCGGCGTGCGCTGTGTGCGCGAGAACCCCTGGGTGACGGGTGGCGAGAGCGCCGAACTCGCCCTGGCGCTGTGGGCCTGCGGCGACGAGCCGCGCGCGATCGAGGTGCTGCGCTCGATCGGTCGGCTACGGACCGAGGACGGTCGTTACTGGACGGGTTTCGTCTATGCCGACGACGCGTTCTGGCCGATCGAGCACACCACCTGGACGGCGGGCTCGGTGCTGTTGGCCGTCGCCGCGCTCACCGGCGACCAGCCCACCAGAACCGTCTTCGGCGGCGACACCCTCCCCGAAGGACTCGACCCGCACTGCTGCTAGGGCACCCTCGGCACAGGACGGCGGGCCCCGCCGGAGGTTCGACTCCGGCGGGGCCCGCCGCTGTTCGTCAGGTGTCGGCGTCGGCCGTCAGCCGCGCTGGATGCCCGAGGTGTCCTGGAGCACGCCGCGCCGCCCGTCCTGGGTCTGCGCCACCAGGGTCTGGCCCCGCTGCTCGACCGCCAGATACCAGTTGCCCGGGGTCAACTCGGCGACCGTGCCGGGCGAACCGTCCTCCCCGTACAGCGGCCTGGCCGCCGGCACGGCGAACCAGAACGGCTGGAAGTTCGGGTCCGGGGCCGCCGCCTGGGCCGGGGCGCCCGGCTGCTGGTAGCCACCCTGCGGCTGGGCGCCGGGGTAGCCGTAGCCCTGCTGCGGCTGCTGGGGCTGCTGCACGCCCGCGCCATAGGGCTGCCCCGGCTGGCCGACCTGGCCGGGCTGGGACGGGGTGGAGCTGGTCAACGGCGCCTGGAGCGCCGGCACCACCGGGGTGGCGGCGGCGAAGCCAGCCAGCACCAGCGAGGAGATGAAGCCCATGATGAGGCCCACCGCCGCGTCATAGCCGTCGGGGCCACCGACCAGCGTCCAGAACCCGGCCCACGGCGAGGTCACCGCGAGCGCGATGCCCCACTGGTCCAGGCGCAGCCCCAGGAACTCCTTGCCCGGGGGCAGGAAACGGGAACCCACGATCGCGCCGGCGCCGAACAGCCCGGCGAGCGTCAGCGAGGGCAGCAGCGGGAACAAATCGCTGGACCAGCCGTTGTCACTGTAGGGGCCCGCCTTGCGAGCGTCGAGGAACGAGAAGATGAAGAGCAGGACCGCTGCTCCGATAACTCCTGCGTCGCCTCGGGAGAGCGAGCGGTTGTTCACATCAGATCCTTTGTCGTTCTCGTCGTCTTGGGTCGGGTCGGGTCGGGCGGAGCGAGCCCCATCGTACGGATGAACACCGACCCGGGTGTCGCGGAGGGGTTCACTGTTTCCCAGGCGACACGCTTGTGATGTCGTCGTGACATCGTCCACAACTGTGTGGACGACGGCCTCCTCAGCTCAGTGCCCGGGGCCCACCCGTCTGAGCACGCGCAGGGTGTTCCTGGCGGTCACCTCGACGAAGGCCCCGCTCTCCAACGCCCGCAACCAGACGCGGTAGGGGGCCTGCCCGCCGTCCGCCGGGTCGGGAAACACGTCATGGATGACGAGCAACCCGCCCTCGGCGAGCCTGGGAACCCAACTCTCGTAGTCCGCCAGGGCGTGTGCGTCGGTGTGGCCGCCATCGACGAAGACCAGACCGAACCTCCCGCCGCCGTTCCCGCCGAGCGCGGCGGCGACCGTGGGGGAGGCGCCCACCAGGGCCACCACATGCTCCTCAAGACCCGCGGCGGCCACCGTACGGCGGAAGAGCGGCAGCGTGTCCATCCGACCTGGACGGTCGGGATCCGCCAACTCCGGGTCCGCGTACTCCTCACCTGGCTGCTGCTCCTCGCTGCCCCGGTGGTGGTCCACCGTGACGGCGACCGTGCCGGCCGTCCGCGCGGCGGCGGCCAGCAGCAGGGTGGAACGGCCGCAGTAGCTGCCGATCTCCAGCAGCGGCAGCCCGAGCCCCGCCGCCTCGACCGCGCTCGCGTACAGGGCGAGACCCTCGTCGACGGGCATGAAGCCCTTCGCCGCCTCGAAGGCGGCGCGTACCTCCGGCTCGGGGGCGGTCGAGCCGCCCTCGTCCTCACGCACTTGTCCCCCTGGATGCCTGTGCCTGCCTCCCACATGCTGCCCTATCCACCCGC
This region includes:
- a CDS encoding DUF5336 domain-containing protein, whose amino-acid sequence is MNNRSLSRGDAGVIGAAVLLFIFSFLDARKAGPYSDNGWSSDLFPLLPSLTLAGLFGAGAIVGSRFLPPGKEFLGLRLDQWGIALAVTSPWAGFWTLVGGPDGYDAAVGLIMGFISSLVLAGFAAATPVVPALQAPLTSSTPSQPGQVGQPGQPYGAGVQQPQQPQQGYGYPGAQPQGGYQQPGAPAQAAAPDPNFQPFWFAVPAARPLYGEDGSPGTVAELTPGNWYLAVEQRGQTLVAQTQDGRRGVLQDTSGIQRG
- a CDS encoding class I SAM-dependent methyltransferase; this translates as MPVDEGLALYASAVEAAGLGLPLLEIGSYCGRSTLLLAAAARTAGTVAVTVDHHRGSEEQQPGEEYADPELADPDRPGRMDTLPLFRRTVAAAGLEEHVVALVGASPTVAAALGGNGGGRFGLVFVDGGHTDAHALADYESWVPRLAEGGLLVIHDVFPDPADGGQAPYRVWLRALESGAFVEVTARNTLRVLRRVGPGH
- a CDS encoding class I SAM-dependent methyltransferase produces the protein MLTVDFSRFPLAPGDRVLDLGCGAGRHAFECYRRGARVVALDQDGAEVRQVAGWLAAMRDAGEAPAGASAVAVEGDALALPFPDDSFDALIVSEVMEHIPDDKGLLAEAVRVLRPGGRIAVTVPRYGPERVCWALSDAYHQVEGGHIRIYRADELLGRLREAGLRPYGTHHAHALHAPYWWLKCALGVDNDRALPVRAYHKLLVWDLMKRPLATRAAEAALNPVLGKSFVAYATKPPTKPHAKPQAAPAVEGRARGTS
- a CDS encoding prenyltransferase, translating into MERPESTGRLGLPGVLTEAQAEETARWIGRVQRPDGAIPWFRGHHLDPWDHVEAAMALDTAGEHDRAAAAYAWLARHQNPDGSWYAAYADGDPLRPTDLGKESNFCAYPAVGVLHHYLSTGDDTFRRRMWPMVRAAVAFVLGLQRDGGQLGWRREADGRAVPDALLTGSASGYQALRCALALADLAGAAQPDWEMATGRLGHAVRRHPELFLDKSRYSMDWYYPVLAGALRGEAAAARLAERWDTFVVPGFGVRCVRENPWVTGGESAELALALWACGDEPRAIEVLRSIGRLRTEDGRYWTGFVYADDAFWPIEHTTWTAGSVLLAVAALTGDQPTRTVFGGDTLPEGLDPHCC